One stretch of Deltaproteobacteria bacterium DNA includes these proteins:
- a CDS encoding type II toxin-antitoxin system HicA family toxin — protein MTKLPRLTGRQLFAAFHKAGFEVIWVKGSHHFLRHPDGLRTVVPVHQGETIGPGLMSKILRDCEMTHDELLELL, from the coding sequence ATGACGAAACTGCCGCGGCTCACAGGGCGACAACTGTTTGCCGCGTTCCACAAGGCTGGCTTTGAAGTAATATGGGTGAAGGGAAGCCATCACTTTCTACGTCATCCCGATGGACTGCGTACGGTTGTACCCGTTCATCAGGGAGAAACAATCGGTCCGGGTTTGATGTCCAAGATTCTCCGCGATTGTGAGATGACGCACGATGAACTGCTGGAACTGCTTTAA